The Methylobacterium currus genome contains a region encoding:
- a CDS encoding carbohydrate ABC transporter permease: MADIALARPAAAAPTTGSAWSRLRTSRGWLGFWFMLPAAAILLLFLAYPLGKGIWLSLTDTRIGRGGNFVGLENYEWLWDDSVFWLSVFNTLLYTGFASVAKFGIGLYLALLLNKRLPFKALIRSIVLIPFVVPTVLSALAFWWIFDSQFSIISWSLRHLGLLDRNIDFLGDPTMARICVTFANIWRGVPFIAITLLAGLQTVSPSLYEAATIDGATPWQNFRHITLPLLTPIIAVVMTFSVLFTFTDFQLIWAMTRGGPVNSTHLMATLSYQRGILSGNLGEGAAIATAMVPFLIFAIGISWFGLQNRKWQTG, translated from the coding sequence GTGGCCGACATCGCCCTCGCCCGCCCCGCCGCGGCGGCGCCCACGACCGGTTCGGCCTGGAGCCGGCTGCGGACCAGCCGCGGCTGGCTGGGCTTCTGGTTCATGCTGCCGGCAGCCGCGATCCTGCTGCTGTTCCTGGCCTATCCCCTCGGCAAGGGCATCTGGCTCTCGCTCACCGACACCCGGATCGGGCGCGGCGGCAACTTCGTCGGCCTCGAGAACTACGAGTGGCTGTGGGACGACAGCGTCTTCTGGCTCTCGGTGTTCAACACGCTGCTTTATACGGGCTTCGCCTCGGTGGCGAAGTTCGGCATCGGCCTCTACCTGGCGCTGCTCCTCAACAAGCGGCTGCCGTTCAAGGCGCTGATCCGCTCGATCGTGCTGATCCCCTTCGTCGTGCCGACGGTGCTCTCGGCGCTGGCGTTCTGGTGGATCTTCGACAGCCAGTTCTCGATCATCTCGTGGTCGCTGCGCCATCTCGGCCTGCTCGACCGCAACATCGACTTCCTGGGCGATCCGACGATGGCGCGGATCTGCGTGACCTTCGCCAATATCTGGCGCGGCGTGCCGTTCATCGCCATCACGCTGCTGGCCGGCCTCCAGACCGTGTCGCCCTCGCTCTACGAGGCGGCGACGATCGACGGCGCCACGCCGTGGCAGAATTTCCGCCACATCACCCTGCCGCTGCTCACCCCGATCATCGCCGTGGTGATGACCTTCTCGGTGCTGTTCACCTTCACCGACTTCCAGCTGATCTGGGCGATGACCCGCGGCGGCCCCGTCAACTCCACCCACCTGATGGCGACCCTGTCCTACCAGCGCGGTATCCTCTCGGGGAATCTCGGCGAGGGCGCGGCGATCGCCACCGCGATGGTACCGTTCCTGATCTTCGCCATCGGGATCTCGTGGTTCGGCCTCCAGAACCGCAAGTGGCAGACCGGCTGA
- a CDS encoding ABC transporter substrate-binding protein, translating to MSAFDRRQILKGGAALGLASAAGLEGFARAWAQENQWKPEQGASLKLLRWKRFIPSEDEAFMRLVDAFTKATGVPVSVTSESFDDIQPKASVAANTGQGPDMVWGLYSFPALFPSKCIEVGDVADYLGKKYGGWLPAAEAYGKVKGKWIAIPMAFNGGYLNYRISAMNKAGFTKFPDDHAGFLELCKAMKKNNTPAGFALGHATGDANSWIHWALWSHDAYLVDANEKIVINSPETAKALEYVKALYETFVPGTVSWNDSSNNKAFLSGDLYLTNNGISIYAAAKNEKKDIAADMDHAAYPVGKSGKPTEFQLAFPILAYTYTKAPNACKAFMAFALEAQNYNAWLEASQGYLCHPLKAYANNPIWTADPKNKVFGEASTRTLAAGGLAPVSEKVAAVLADFVVVDMFASYCTGREDLKSAIRTAERQAQRIFRSA from the coding sequence ATGTCAGCCTTCGATCGTCGCCAAATCCTCAAGGGGGGTGCCGCCCTCGGCCTCGCCTCCGCGGCCGGCCTGGAGGGCTTCGCCCGCGCCTGGGCGCAGGAGAACCAGTGGAAGCCCGAACAGGGCGCCTCGCTGAAGCTGCTGCGCTGGAAGCGCTTCATCCCCTCCGAGGACGAGGCCTTCATGCGCCTCGTCGACGCCTTCACCAAGGCGACCGGCGTGCCGGTGAGCGTCACCAGCGAATCGTTCGACGACATCCAACCCAAGGCCTCGGTGGCGGCCAATACCGGGCAGGGCCCGGACATGGTGTGGGGCCTCTACTCCTTCCCGGCCCTGTTCCCGTCGAAATGCATCGAGGTCGGCGACGTCGCCGACTACCTCGGCAAGAAGTACGGCGGCTGGCTGCCCGCGGCCGAGGCTTACGGCAAGGTCAAGGGCAAGTGGATCGCCATCCCGATGGCGTTCAACGGCGGTTACCTCAACTATCGCATCTCGGCCATGAATAAGGCCGGGTTCACGAAGTTCCCGGACGACCATGCCGGCTTCCTGGAGCTGTGCAAGGCGATGAAGAAGAACAACACGCCGGCCGGCTTCGCCCTCGGCCACGCCACCGGCGACGCCAATTCGTGGATCCACTGGGCTCTGTGGTCGCACGACGCCTACCTGGTCGACGCCAACGAGAAGATCGTCATCAACTCGCCGGAGACCGCCAAGGCGCTCGAATACGTCAAGGCGCTCTACGAGACCTTCGTGCCCGGTACGGTGTCGTGGAACGACTCGTCGAACAACAAGGCGTTCCTGTCGGGCGACCTCTATCTCACCAACAACGGCATCTCGATCTACGCCGCGGCGAAGAACGAGAAGAAGGACATCGCGGCGGACATGGATCACGCCGCCTATCCGGTCGGCAAGTCCGGCAAGCCGACCGAGTTCCAGCTCGCCTTCCCGATCCTGGCCTACACCTACACCAAGGCGCCGAACGCCTGTAAGGCCTTCATGGCCTTCGCGCTCGAGGCCCAGAACTACAATGCCTGGCTCGAGGCGTCGCAGGGCTATCTCTGCCACCCGCTCAAGGCCTACGCCAACAACCCGATCTGGACCGCCGACCCGAAGAACAAGGTCTTCGGCGAGGCCTCGACCCGGACGCTCGCCGCCGGCGGCCTCGCCCCGGTGAGCGAGAAGGTGGCCGCCGTCCTTGCCGACTTCGTCGTCGTCGACATGTTCGCCTCCTACTGCACCGGCCGCGAGGACCTGAAGAGCGCGATCCGGACGGCCGAGAGGCAGGCGCAGCGGATCTTCCGGTCGGCCTGA
- a CDS encoding AprI/Inh family metalloprotease inhibitor encodes MRLRRLLPVLGLLAWTGGAAAQEAGTARDTAGPWELALEGSFRRCGLMLAAEPGPVGQALRFPAGCRRALPVVNGIAGWRFEGGLIQLLDREGQPVLAFAGPDGEGIRSAESGSGERYSLAQAGARPAAPETPLVTQAALSTLPSAREASRDSWAGAPATAAAVTGLYTLDRFVEKDVCRVMLRADAAQVQEGCRDPGLALFDPTAWHYEAGRLTLVARRGHSVELIPVGEGRWRRDPEIGTTFVLRRVEP; translated from the coding sequence ATGCGCCTGCGCCGTCTCCTGCCCGTCCTCGGTCTCCTCGCCTGGACGGGAGGCGCGGCGGCGCAGGAGGCGGGCACGGCCCGGGATACCGCCGGGCCGTGGGAGCTCGCCCTCGAGGGCAGCTTCCGCCGCTGCGGCCTGATGCTGGCCGCCGAGCCCGGCCCGGTCGGCCAGGCCCTGCGCTTCCCGGCCGGCTGCCGGCGGGCGCTCCCGGTGGTCAACGGGATCGCCGGCTGGCGCTTCGAGGGCGGCCTGATCCAGCTCCTCGACCGGGAGGGCCAGCCGGTGCTGGCCTTCGCGGGCCCGGACGGCGAGGGCATCCGCAGCGCGGAAAGCGGCAGCGGCGAGCGCTACAGCCTGGCTCAGGCCGGGGCACGACCCGCTGCCCCCGAGACGCCGCTTGTGACGCAGGCGGCGCTCTCGACCCTCCCGTCGGCGCGCGAGGCGTCACGCGACAGCTGGGCCGGCGCCCCCGCGACCGCGGCGGCGGTCACCGGCCTCTATACCCTCGACCGCTTCGTCGAGAAGGATGTCTGCCGGGTCATGCTGAGGGCCGACGCCGCCCAGGTGCAGGAGGGCTGCCGCGACCCGGGCCTCGCCCTGTTCGATCCCACCGCCTGGCACTACGAGGCCGGCCGCCTCACCCTGGTCGCGCGGCGCGGCCACAGCGTCGAGCTGATCCCGGTGGGGGAGGGGCGCTGGCGCCGCGACCCGGAGATCGGGACGACCTTCGTGCTGCGGCGGGTGGAGCCGTGA
- a CDS encoding 2-hydroxyacid dehydrogenase, with the protein MKSTDVLIMRPMMPLVTDSLERLFTLHRGDKAEDKERFLDEVGPKIRGMAASHVHVNDALLDRLPKLEIVANFGVGYDTIDAAACGRRGVMVTNTPDVLTDEVADLAVGLLLATVRQIPQVDRYLRQGKWLEKPYPLTGTLRGRKVGILGLGRIGRAIAHRLVAFGLPIAYHGRTRQADVPYEYFPSLLEMAKACDVLMVVAPGGPETKNMIGREVLEALGPEGVLINVARGTLVDEDALAAALADGTIQSAGLDVFAEEPKVPAALIAQEHAVLLPHVGSASHHTRNAMGQLVVDNLTSWFQGKGPVTPVAETPWKA; encoded by the coding sequence TTGAAGTCCACAGACGTGCTGATCATGCGGCCGATGATGCCGCTGGTGACCGACAGCCTGGAGAGGCTCTTCACCCTCCATCGCGGCGACAAGGCCGAGGACAAGGAGCGCTTCCTGGACGAGGTCGGGCCCAAGATCCGCGGCATGGCGGCGAGCCATGTCCACGTGAACGATGCGCTGCTCGACCGGCTGCCGAAGCTCGAGATCGTCGCCAATTTCGGCGTCGGCTACGACACGATCGACGCGGCGGCCTGCGGCCGGCGCGGCGTGATGGTGACGAATACGCCCGACGTGCTGACCGACGAGGTGGCGGACCTCGCCGTCGGCCTGCTGCTCGCCACCGTGCGGCAGATCCCGCAGGTCGACCGCTACCTGCGCCAGGGCAAGTGGCTGGAGAAGCCCTATCCGCTCACCGGCACCTTGCGCGGGCGCAAGGTCGGCATCCTGGGGCTCGGCCGCATCGGCCGGGCGATCGCCCACCGCCTCGTCGCCTTCGGCCTGCCGATCGCCTATCATGGCCGAACCAGGCAGGCGGACGTCCCTTACGAATACTTCCCCTCGCTCCTCGAGATGGCGAAGGCCTGCGACGTGCTGATGGTGGTCGCACCCGGCGGCCCCGAGACGAAGAACATGATCGGCCGCGAGGTGCTGGAGGCCCTGGGTCCGGAGGGCGTGCTGATCAACGTCGCCCGCGGCACGCTGGTGGATGAAGACGCGCTGGCCGCGGCGCTCGCCGACGGCACGATCCAGAGTGCCGGCCTCGACGTGTTCGCCGAGGAGCCGAAGGTCCCCGCGGCCCTGATCGCGCAGGAGCATGCGGTCTTGCTGCCGCATGTCGGCTCCGCGTCGCACCACACGCGCAACGCAATGGGGCAGCTCGTCGTTGATAACCTGACCTCCTGGTTCCAGGGCAAGGGTCCGGTGACGCCCGTGGCCGAGACCCCCTGGAAGGCCTGA
- a CDS encoding carboxypeptidase M32, translating to MQAYRTLEATFARISALEDASGILGWDAQTLMPDGAAEGRGDQIAVLRGLAHDLLTDPGTADRLAAAADEDGVDDWQQANLAEMRRAYTHAAAVPRDLVEANSRAVSRAEMTWREARRTSDFALLRPDLAEVLRLQREIGRAKGEALGLSPYDALLDSYDPGLRQAAIDPLFAVLEAELPGLIAEARARQAAGGPAPVPEGPFPVETQRQVGLALMRAAGFDFTRGRLDVSLHPFCGGATDDVRITTRYDEADFARALMGVLHETGHALYEQGRPAAWRRQPVGAARGMSLHESQSLTLEMQAGRSREFVAYLAPLVREAFGGTGPAWEADSLYRNYTRVAPGFIRVDADECTYPAHILLRTRLERALIAGEMEIGDLPGAFNEGMHRLLGLTVPDDAQGCLQDIHWPGGAWGYFPTYTLGAMMAAQLFDAACRAEPDLRPGLARGDFAPLVGWLRANVHGKGSALGTQEILTAATGRPLSAEIFLGHLRRRYLEA from the coding sequence ATGCAGGCCTACCGCACCCTCGAAGCCACCTTCGCCCGCATCAGCGCCCTCGAGGACGCCTCCGGCATCCTCGGCTGGGACGCCCAGACGCTGATGCCGGACGGGGCGGCCGAGGGGCGGGGCGACCAGATCGCGGTGCTGCGCGGCCTCGCCCACGACCTCCTGACCGATCCCGGCACCGCCGACCGGCTCGCGGCGGCCGCCGACGAGGACGGCGTCGACGACTGGCAGCAGGCGAACCTCGCCGAGATGCGCCGGGCCTACACCCACGCCGCGGCGGTGCCGCGCGACCTCGTCGAGGCGAATTCACGGGCGGTGTCCCGGGCGGAGATGACCTGGCGCGAGGCCCGCCGCACCAGCGATTTCGCGCTGCTGCGGCCCGACCTCGCCGAAGTCCTGCGGCTCCAGCGCGAGATCGGCCGGGCGAAGGGCGAGGCGTTGGGTCTCTCCCCCTACGACGCCCTTCTCGACAGCTACGATCCGGGCCTGCGCCAGGCGGCGATCGACCCCCTCTTCGCGGTGCTGGAGGCCGAGCTGCCGGGCCTGATCGCCGAGGCGCGGGCGCGCCAGGCGGCGGGGGGCCCGGCCCCGGTGCCGGAGGGGCCGTTCCCGGTCGAGACCCAGCGCCAGGTCGGCCTCGCCCTGATGCGGGCGGCGGGGTTCGACTTCACCAGGGGCCGGCTCGACGTCAGCCTGCACCCGTTCTGCGGCGGCGCCACCGACGACGTGCGCATCACCACCCGGTACGACGAGGCCGATTTCGCCCGCGCCCTGATGGGCGTGCTGCACGAGACCGGCCACGCCCTCTACGAGCAGGGCCGCCCCGCCGCCTGGCGCCGCCAGCCGGTCGGCGCCGCCCGCGGCATGAGCCTGCACGAGAGCCAGTCGCTCACCCTGGAGATGCAGGCCGGCCGCAGCCGCGAGTTCGTCGCCTATCTGGCGCCCTTGGTACGGGAGGCCTTCGGCGGCACCGGCCCGGCCTGGGAGGCCGATTCCCTCTACCGGAACTACACCCGGGTCGCACCGGGCTTCATCCGGGTCGATGCCGACGAATGCACCTATCCGGCCCATATCCTGCTGCGCACCCGGCTGGAACGGGCGCTGATCGCCGGGGAGATGGAGATCGGCGACCTGCCGGGCGCCTTCAACGAGGGGATGCACCGGCTCCTCGGGCTCACCGTGCCGGACGATGCCCAGGGCTGCCTGCAGGATATCCACTGGCCCGGCGGCGCCTGGGGCTACTTCCCGACCTACACGCTCGGCGCGATGATGGCGGCCCAGCTCTTCGACGCCGCCTGCCGGGCCGAGCCGGACCTGCGCCCCGGCCTGGCGCGGGGCGATTTCGCGCCGCTGGTCGGCTGGCTGCGGGCGAACGTGCATGGCAAGGGCAGCGCGCTCGGGACGCAGGAGATCCTCACGGCGGCGACCGGGCGGCCGCTCTCGGCCGAGATCTTCCTCGGCCATCTGCGCCGGCGTTACCTGGAGGCGTGA
- a CDS encoding carbohydrate ABC transporter permease encodes MAATTTADTPDNSEGMAYLDTLPKRVVTVYLPLFVILVVLLFPFYWMALTAIKPDDQLIDMETYNPFWVVSPTLKHISKLLFQTNYPLWLWNTMMISVAATVLSLFASVLAAYAIVRIRYKGAVAVGAAIFLAYLVPPSILFIPLATIIQAYGLYDSPFALVLVYPTILIPFSTWLLMGYFKTIPYELEECALIDGASRWQILLKIILPLAVPGLISAGIFSLTLCWNEFIYALTFLSSTQNKTVPVAVVSEFVDGDIYRWGSLMAGALVGSLPLVILYSFFVEHYVSAMTGAVKE; translated from the coding sequence ATGGCCGCGACCACGACCGCCGACACCCCCGACAACAGCGAAGGCATGGCCTATCTCGACACGCTGCCGAAGCGCGTCGTCACGGTCTACCTGCCGCTCTTCGTCATCCTGGTGGTGCTGCTCTTCCCGTTCTACTGGATGGCCTTGACCGCCATCAAACCGGACGACCAGCTCATCGACATGGAGACCTACAACCCGTTCTGGGTGGTCTCTCCGACGCTCAAGCACATCTCGAAGCTCCTGTTCCAGACCAACTATCCCCTGTGGCTCTGGAACACGATGATGATCTCGGTGGCCGCCACCGTGCTGTCGCTGTTCGCCAGCGTGCTCGCGGCCTACGCGATCGTGCGGATCCGCTACAAGGGCGCGGTCGCGGTCGGCGCGGCGATCTTCCTCGCCTACCTGGTGCCGCCCTCGATCCTGTTCATCCCGCTCGCCACCATCATCCAGGCCTACGGGCTCTACGATTCGCCCTTCGCCCTGGTGCTGGTCTACCCCACCATCCTGATCCCGTTCTCGACCTGGCTCCTGATGGGGTACTTCAAGACCATCCCCTACGAGCTGGAGGAATGCGCGCTCATCGACGGGGCGAGCCGCTGGCAGATCCTGCTCAAGATCATCCTGCCGCTGGCGGTGCCGGGACTGATCTCGGCCGGCATCTTCTCGCTCACCCTGTGCTGGAACGAGTTCATCTACGCCCTCACCTTCCTGTCCTCGACCCAGAACAAGACCGTGCCGGTGGCGGTGGTGAGCGAGTTCGTCGACGGCGACATCTATCGCTGGGGCTCGCTGATGGCGGGCGCCCTGGTCGGCTCGCTACCGCTGGTGATCCTGTACTCGTTCTTCGTCGAGCACTACGTCTCGGCCATGACCGGGGCGGTGAAGGAATAA
- a CDS encoding ABC transporter ATP-binding protein, producing the protein MAGLEIRNVRKSFGATPILHGVSIDIQDGEFVILVGPSGCGKSTLLRMIAGLENITAGEIRIGSRVVNAVPPKERDIAMVFQNYALYPHMTVKDNMAFSLKLRKAAKEEIESRVGRAAAILGLEKLLDRYPRQLSGGQRQRVAMGRAIVRDPQVFLFDEPLSNLDAKLRVAMRAEIKELHQRLRTTTVYVTHDQIEAMTMADKIVVMHDGVVEQIGAPLDLYDRPDNMFVAGFIGSPAMNFLKGKVAGDSFRSDSGLTLPLPTRGARPADGMPAVYGLRPEHVRLSEGGVPVEVAVVEPTGSETMVLVRPPGGGAQDISKEVARDIACVFRDRIGAGPGERINITADPGLVHLFDAENGRRLN; encoded by the coding sequence ATGGCCGGGCTGGAAATCAGGAACGTGCGCAAATCGTTCGGGGCCACCCCGATCCTGCACGGCGTCTCGATCGACATTCAGGACGGGGAATTCGTCATTCTGGTCGGCCCGTCGGGCTGCGGGAAGTCGACCCTTCTGCGCATGATCGCGGGCCTGGAGAACATCACGGCGGGCGAGATCCGGATCGGCTCGCGCGTCGTCAACGCGGTGCCGCCCAAGGAGCGCGACATCGCCATGGTGTTCCAGAACTACGCGCTCTACCCGCACATGACGGTGAAGGACAACATGGCCTTCTCGCTGAAGCTGCGGAAGGCCGCCAAGGAGGAGATCGAGAGCCGGGTCGGCCGCGCCGCGGCGATCCTCGGCCTGGAAAAGCTCCTCGACCGTTATCCGCGCCAGCTCTCCGGCGGCCAGCGCCAGCGCGTCGCGATGGGGCGGGCGATCGTGCGCGACCCACAGGTCTTCCTGTTCGACGAGCCCCTGTCGAACCTCGACGCCAAGCTGCGCGTGGCGATGCGGGCCGAGATCAAGGAATTGCACCAGCGACTGCGCACCACCACGGTCTACGTCACCCACGACCAGATCGAGGCCATGACCATGGCCGACAAGATCGTGGTGATGCATGACGGCGTGGTCGAGCAGATCGGCGCGCCGCTCGATCTCTACGACCGGCCCGACAACATGTTCGTCGCCGGCTTCATCGGCTCGCCGGCGATGAATTTCCTGAAGGGGAAGGTGGCGGGCGATTCGTTCCGCAGCGACAGCGGCCTGACCCTGCCGCTGCCGACCCGCGGCGCGCGCCCCGCCGACGGCATGCCGGCGGTCTACGGGCTGCGGCCGGAGCATGTCCGCCTCTCCGAGGGCGGCGTACCGGTGGAAGTGGCGGTGGTGGAGCCGACCGGTTCCGAGACCATGGTGCTGGTGCGCCCACCGGGCGGCGGGGCCCAGGACATCTCCAAGGAGGTCGCCCGCGACATCGCCTGCGTGTTCCGAGACCGGATCGGCGCCGGCCCGGGCGAACGGATCAACATCACGGCGGATCCCGGCCTCGTCCACCTGTTCGACGCCGAGAACGGCCGTCGGCTGAACTGA
- the leuC gene encoding 3-isopropylmalate dehydratase large subunit yields MTAPRTLYDKIWDDHVVDRQPDGTCLLYIDRHLVHEVTSPQAFEGLRLAGRRVRHPEKTLAVVDHNVQTSDRSFGIEDPESRTQIDTLAENVREFGIEYYDALDKRQGIVHIIGPEQGFTLPGQTIVCGDSHTSTHGAFGALAHGIGTSEVEHVLATQTLIQKKAKNMRAVVDGRLPAGVTAKDIILAIIGEIGTAGGTGHVLEYAGEAIRSLSMEGRMTICNMSIEGGARAGMVAPDETTFAYIKDRPKAPKGEAFERAVAYWRNLVSDEGAHFDREIRLDAANLPPIVTWGTSPEDVISVQGRVPDPAQIEDENLRSSKEKALSYMGLIPGQKITDIALDKVFIGSCTNGRIEDLRIVARMVEGKRIHPNVSGMVVPGSGLVKQQAEQEGLAKILIEAGFDWREPGCSMCLGMNADRLKPHERCASTSNRNFEGRQGHKGRTHLVSPAMAAAAAIAGHFVDIREWPAGL; encoded by the coding sequence ATGACTGCCCCTCGCACCCTCTACGACAAGATCTGGGACGACCACGTCGTCGATCGTCAGCCGGACGGCACCTGCCTCCTCTACATCGACCGTCACCTCGTGCACGAGGTGACCTCTCCCCAGGCCTTCGAGGGGCTTCGTCTCGCCGGGCGCCGGGTGCGCCACCCGGAGAAGACGCTGGCGGTCGTGGACCACAACGTCCAGACCTCGGACCGCAGCTTCGGCATCGAGGATCCCGAGAGCCGCACGCAGATCGACACGCTGGCCGAGAACGTCCGCGAGTTCGGCATCGAGTATTACGACGCGCTGGATAAGCGGCAGGGCATCGTCCACATCATCGGGCCGGAGCAGGGCTTCACCCTGCCGGGCCAGACGATCGTCTGCGGCGATTCCCACACCTCGACCCACGGCGCCTTCGGGGCGCTCGCCCACGGCATCGGCACCTCGGAGGTCGAGCACGTGCTCGCCACCCAGACGCTGATCCAGAAGAAGGCGAAGAACATGCGCGCCGTCGTCGACGGGCGCCTGCCCGCCGGCGTCACCGCCAAGGACATCATCCTGGCGATCATCGGCGAGATCGGCACCGCCGGCGGTACCGGGCACGTGCTGGAATATGCCGGCGAGGCGATCCGCTCCCTCTCGATGGAGGGCCGGATGACGATCTGCAACATGTCGATCGAGGGCGGCGCCCGGGCCGGCATGGTCGCCCCCGACGAGACCACCTTCGCCTACATCAAGGACCGGCCGAAGGCGCCGAAGGGCGAGGCGTTCGAGAGGGCGGTCGCCTATTGGCGCAACCTCGTCTCGGACGAGGGCGCGCATTTCGACCGCGAGATCCGGCTCGACGCCGCGAACCTGCCGCCGATCGTGACCTGGGGCACGTCCCCCGAGGACGTGATCTCGGTCCAGGGCCGGGTGCCGGATCCGGCCCAGATCGAGGACGAGAACCTGCGCTCCTCCAAGGAGAAGGCGCTCTCCTACATGGGCCTGATTCCGGGCCAGAAGATCACCGACATCGCCCTCGACAAGGTGTTCATCGGCTCCTGCACCAACGGCCGGATCGAGGATCTGCGGATCGTCGCCCGGATGGTCGAGGGCAAGAGGATCCACCCGAACGTCAGCGGCATGGTGGTGCCGGGTTCGGGCCTGGTGAAGCAGCAGGCGGAGCAGGAAGGCCTCGCGAAGATCCTGATCGAGGCCGGCTTCGACTGGCGCGAGCCGGGCTGCTCGATGTGCCTGGGCATGAATGCCGACCGCCTGAAACCCCACGAGCGCTGCGCCTCGACCTCGAACCGCAACTTCGAGGGCCGCCAGGGCCACAAGGGCCGCACGCACCTCGTCTCCCCGGCGATGGCGGCCGCCGCCGCGATCGCGGGCCACTTCGTCGACATCCGCGAGTGGCCCGCAGGACTCTGA